A window from Akkermansia muciniphila encodes these proteins:
- a CDS encoding GYF domain-containing protein → MSEYYLKLPGDSQPRAYSEYEVREFLGQGVIDSTTLTWKQGMDGWMPVEQVLPAMLSAPEKSRDEEEESLPADQPYRLRYPLAGLARLSILACIVLLPCMLWSSWIVFSNNTASYEEIQAAIQQNLAQLPSSAAPMVFLFSILFIPSLLIQLIWLYRACANVHGFHIQGLRFTPFLSVILSCMPVVGMVLNALILQELYRASKNPAEWMLQTPSRSLRLYLLVTTALTLCALFPFGAEHYLAAFLVIGSLMTAATVLWLVCVLQISRKQQELVSENTDTQP, encoded by the coding sequence ATGAGTGAATACTACCTGAAACTCCCCGGTGATTCCCAGCCGAGAGCTTATTCCGAATATGAGGTCCGAGAATTTCTGGGACAGGGGGTGATCGACTCAACAACGCTCACCTGGAAACAGGGCATGGATGGATGGATGCCCGTGGAACAGGTACTGCCGGCTATGCTCTCCGCCCCGGAAAAAAGCCGGGATGAAGAAGAGGAAAGCCTGCCTGCAGACCAGCCGTACCGTTTGCGGTATCCCCTGGCGGGTCTTGCCAGATTGTCTATCCTGGCATGCATTGTCCTGCTCCCCTGCATGCTCTGGAGCAGTTGGATTGTCTTTTCCAACAATACCGCCAGTTATGAGGAAATCCAGGCGGCCATTCAGCAGAACCTGGCCCAGCTCCCTTCCTCCGCTGCGCCGATGGTCTTCCTCTTCAGCATTTTGTTCATCCCTTCCCTGCTGATTCAGCTGATCTGGCTGTACCGGGCGTGCGCCAATGTTCATGGATTCCACATCCAGGGGCTCCGGTTCACACCATTCCTGAGCGTCATCCTGAGCTGCATGCCCGTAGTCGGCATGGTGCTGAATGCGCTGATTCTTCAGGAGCTGTACCGTGCGTCCAAGAATCCGGCGGAGTGGATGCTGCAAACTCCGTCCCGCTCCCTGCGCCTGTACCTGCTTGTTACCACGGCCCTGACCCTGTGCGCCCTTTTCCCCTTTGGGGCTGAACATTACCTGGCGGCGTTCCTGGTGATTGGCTCCCTGATGACGGCGGCCACCGTGCTGTGGCTGGTCTGCGTCCTGCAAATCAGCAGGAAACAGCAGGAGCTGGTTTCCGAAAATACGGACACGCAACCGTGA
- a CDS encoding 30S ribosomal protein S1 yields the protein MSTTELAELIDSKFRELREGSIVTGTIQEIRPQVVLVDIGYKSEGAISISEFEDEEIEVGDQIEVLLERLENDEGIVVLSKEKAAHKQNWDKIVGVYRDGGLVKGKVKSVVKGGLMVNVGVEAFLPGSQVDIIPPRDLNEYVGKVYEFKIVKVNDDRKNIVLSRREVIEAERADQRQRFLETVKEGDKVEGLVKNITDFGAFVDLRGMDGLLHITDMSWGRVNHPSEMLHIGQSLEVVILEVDREKERVSLGLKQMTDNPWADIERKYPINSHVKGRVTKLLPYGAFVELEKGVEGLVHVSELSWVKRITRPSDVLKLDQEIEAVVLSISVKEQKISLGVRQLEDNPWADIESRFPIGTVIKGQVRNLTPYGAFVGLEEGIDGMIHVSDMSWTRKINHPSEVLKKGDEVEAIVLEIKKEDQRVSLGIKQLESDPWESINDRFKVGDMVTGQVAKIASFGAFVNLNGDIDGLIHISQLSEDHVERVKDVIKVGDEITARVIKVDSIERRIGLSIKAVNYDTEQLRRETASFEALRPSSDMVGLEHAFNLATRENEEWSPSEEK from the coding sequence ATGAGCACAACTGAACTGGCGGAACTTATTGACAGCAAGTTCCGCGAATTGCGTGAAGGTTCCATCGTTACCGGAACCATCCAGGAAATCCGTCCCCAAGTCGTTTTGGTGGACATCGGCTACAAGTCCGAAGGCGCTATTTCCATTTCCGAGTTTGAAGACGAGGAAATCGAAGTGGGGGACCAGATCGAGGTCCTTCTGGAACGCCTCGAAAACGACGAAGGCATCGTCGTCCTTTCCAAGGAAAAGGCCGCCCATAAGCAGAACTGGGATAAGATCGTGGGCGTGTACCGCGATGGCGGCCTGGTCAAGGGTAAAGTGAAGAGCGTCGTCAAGGGTGGCCTCATGGTCAACGTTGGCGTGGAAGCCTTCCTTCCCGGTTCCCAGGTGGATATCATTCCTCCGCGCGACCTGAACGAATACGTGGGCAAGGTTTACGAATTCAAGATCGTCAAGGTGAACGACGACCGCAAGAACATCGTCCTTTCCCGCCGCGAAGTGATCGAAGCCGAACGCGCCGACCAGCGCCAGCGCTTCCTTGAAACCGTCAAGGAAGGCGACAAGGTGGAAGGCCTCGTGAAGAACATCACGGACTTCGGCGCCTTTGTCGACCTCCGCGGCATGGACGGCCTGCTTCATATCACGGATATGAGCTGGGGCCGCGTGAACCACCCGAGTGAAATGCTCCATATCGGCCAGTCCCTGGAAGTCGTGATTCTGGAAGTGGATCGCGAAAAGGAACGCGTTTCCCTGGGCCTGAAGCAGATGACGGACAATCCCTGGGCGGACATCGAACGCAAGTACCCGATCAATTCTCATGTCAAGGGCCGCGTGACCAAGCTTCTGCCTTACGGCGCCTTCGTGGAGCTGGAAAAGGGCGTGGAAGGCCTGGTGCACGTTTCCGAATTGTCCTGGGTCAAGAGAATCACCCGTCCGAGCGACGTGCTGAAGCTGGACCAGGAAATCGAAGCCGTGGTGCTTTCCATCTCCGTGAAGGAACAGAAAATCTCCCTCGGCGTTCGCCAGTTGGAAGACAATCCCTGGGCGGATATCGAATCCCGCTTCCCGATCGGCACCGTTATCAAGGGCCAGGTCCGCAACCTTACTCCCTACGGCGCTTTTGTGGGCCTGGAAGAAGGCATCGACGGCATGATCCACGTGTCCGACATGAGCTGGACCCGCAAGATCAACCACCCCTCCGAAGTCCTCAAGAAGGGCGACGAAGTGGAAGCCATCGTTCTGGAAATCAAGAAGGAAGACCAGCGTGTCTCCCTTGGCATCAAGCAGCTTGAGTCCGATCCGTGGGAATCCATCAACGACCGCTTCAAGGTGGGTGACATGGTGACCGGCCAGGTGGCCAAGATCGCCAGCTTCGGCGCCTTTGTGAACCTGAACGGCGACATCGACGGCCTGATTCACATCTCCCAGCTTAGCGAAGACCACGTGGAACGCGTGAAGGACGTGATCAAGGTGGGTGATGAAATCACCGCCCGCGTGATCAAGGTGGACAGCATCGAACGCCGTATCGGCCTTTCTATCAAGGCCGTCAATTACGACACCGAACAGCTCCGCCGTGAAACCGCCTCCTTTGAAGCTCTCCGCCCGAGCAGCGACATGGTGGGTCTGGAGCACGCCTTCAACCTGGCTACCCGTGAAAACGAAGAATGGAGCCCTTCTGAAGAGAAGTAA
- a CDS encoding nitroreductase family protein, with the protein MKKIILSLLVAGLSGTALIHAAEPVKLDQPDLERGAPVMKALSDRQSIRSFSEKMLSQKDLSDLLWAANGVNRQDSGKRTAPSAMNRQDVKIYVCTKDASYLYDHKAHAMVPVSDGDARPADAPVCLVLVTDTAEPWAAMDAGIVSQNISLFCSGTGLATYPRASMNKDALAKALKLASPQTPMLCHPVGYKK; encoded by the coding sequence ATGAAAAAAATCATCCTGTCCCTCCTCGTTGCGGGGCTGTCTGGAACAGCCCTCATTCACGCCGCGGAACCCGTCAAACTGGACCAGCCGGACCTGGAACGGGGAGCGCCCGTCATGAAGGCCCTCTCCGACCGCCAATCCATCCGGAGCTTTTCTGAAAAAATGCTCTCCCAAAAAGATCTGTCAGACCTGCTCTGGGCCGCCAACGGCGTCAACCGCCAGGATTCCGGCAAACGTACCGCCCCGTCCGCCATGAACCGCCAGGACGTCAAAATTTACGTGTGCACGAAAGACGCCTCCTACCTCTATGACCACAAGGCCCACGCCATGGTCCCCGTAAGCGACGGGGACGCGCGCCCGGCGGACGCGCCCGTGTGCCTGGTTCTTGTGACGGACACGGCGGAACCCTGGGCAGCCATGGACGCCGGCATCGTCTCCCAGAACATCTCCCTGTTCTGCTCCGGGACTGGACTGGCCACCTACCCACGGGCCAGCATGAACAAGGATGCCCTGGCAAAAGCCCTGAAACTGGCCTCCCCCCAAACGCCCATGCTCTGCCATCCCGTAGGGTATAAAAAATAA
- a CDS encoding metal-dependent transcriptional regulator, with the protein MLELTKSNEDYLEAIGLLSEKSGTAQVRDIAEMLKVKMPSVTSAVKQLADMGLVEYTQYAPVKLTPQGRRIAGKIIVSHGILFDFLREELALPEERANEVACQIEHIMTFEEIEKLKSCRIRPFEGAGDDAAGQV; encoded by the coding sequence ATGTTGGAGCTGACCAAGAGCAATGAGGATTATCTGGAGGCCATCGGGCTGCTGTCTGAAAAGAGCGGAACGGCCCAGGTGCGGGATATTGCAGAGATGCTTAAGGTGAAAATGCCGTCCGTGACGTCTGCCGTGAAGCAGCTGGCGGACATGGGGCTGGTGGAGTATACGCAGTACGCTCCGGTCAAACTGACCCCCCAGGGGCGCCGGATTGCAGGGAAAATCATTGTCAGCCACGGCATCCTGTTTGATTTTCTGCGGGAGGAGCTTGCCCTTCCGGAAGAACGCGCCAATGAGGTTGCCTGCCAGATTGAGCATATCATGACCTTTGAGGAGATAGAAAAGCTCAAGTCCTGCCGGATACGGCCTTTTGAAGGAGCCGGTGATGACGCTGCCGGGCAAGTTTAG
- a CDS encoding GNAT family N-acetyltransferase, with the protein MMDMLVRLYDLPDIEEELRKLGKEGILIRRPGAYERHLVAGWVDRNFSPKWVSETKTAFSRQPVSCYIATREKKILGFACYDVTARGFLGPMGVAEEARKSGVGKVLLVSALNALREMGHAYGIIGGVGPAEFYARTVGAMPIEGSSPGIYVDILPEP; encoded by the coding sequence ATGATGGATATGCTGGTGCGGCTGTATGATTTGCCTGATATTGAAGAAGAGTTGCGGAAGCTTGGAAAGGAAGGCATTCTGATTCGGCGTCCGGGGGCTTATGAACGCCATTTGGTGGCTGGATGGGTAGACCGGAATTTTTCTCCCAAGTGGGTGAGCGAAACGAAGACCGCATTCAGCCGCCAGCCTGTTTCCTGTTATATCGCCACACGGGAGAAGAAGATTCTCGGTTTTGCCTGCTATGACGTGACGGCGCGCGGTTTTCTTGGCCCCATGGGGGTTGCGGAGGAGGCGCGCAAGAGCGGCGTGGGCAAGGTTTTGCTGGTTTCCGCATTGAACGCACTCCGTGAGATGGGGCATGCCTACGGGATTATCGGCGGGGTGGGGCCTGCGGAGTTTTATGCCCGGACGGTAGGTGCGATGCCCATTGAAGGGAGCTCTCCCGGCATTTACGTGGATATTCTGCCGGAGCCCTGA